Proteins from a genomic interval of Vanacampus margaritifer isolate UIUO_Vmar chromosome 4, RoL_Vmar_1.0, whole genome shotgun sequence:
- the sinhcafl gene encoding SIN3-HDAC complex associated factor, like isoform X3, whose protein sequence is MFGFHKSKIYRSNDGCCICKTKSSSSRFTDSSRYEDTFRLCFGLSEDRVGDICNACVLLVKRWKKLPNGSKKNWNHVVDARAGPGFKVTKPKKIKNSDGKKKSKLKRLHKLKRQTDSDAHSTTSSVSPAQSPSYSNLSDDGSDIESKQRRSSPSTFSFLDRSYWKRQKICCGIVYKGRFGEVIIDPRLFKPCCNSKTQKSLASTQVPSLLPETLPPQLPEERNLVMALV, encoded by the exons ATGTTTGGCTTTCACAAGTCAAAGATCTACCGCAGTAACGACGGCTGTTGCATCTGCAAGACCAAGTCATCCAGCTCGCGTTTCACAGACAGCAGTCGATATGAAGACACGTTTCGGCTCTGTTTTGG GCTGTCGGAGGACCGTGTTGGGGACATCTGCAACGCCTGCGTGTTGTTGGTGAAGAGGTGGAAGAAACTGCCCAATGGCTCCAAGAAGAACTGGAACCAT GTGGTGGATGCCAGAGCGGGACCGGGCTTCAAAGTGACAAAACCCAAAAAGATCAAGAACAGCGACGGCAAGAAGAAAAGCAAGCTGAAGAGGCTTCACAAGCTAAAGAGACAAA cAGACTCAGATGCCCACAGCACCACCTCCAGCGTGTCTCCCGCCCAATCGCCCAGCTACAGTAACCTGTCCGACGACGGCTCAGACATCGAGTCCAAACAACGGCGCTCTTCACCTTCCACTTTCTCTTTCTTGGACCGCTCCTACTGGAAAAG GCAAAAGATTTGCTGCGGGATCGTGTACAAGGGCCGCTTCGGGGAGGTGATCATCGATCCTCGGCTCTTCAAGCCCTGCTGCAATTCCAAAACGCAGAAGTCTCTGGCGTCCACGCAAGTTCCTTCCCTCCTTCCGGAAACGCTCCCGCCACAACTCCCGGAGGAAAGAAACCTGGTGATGGCTCTCGTTTAA
- the sinhcafl gene encoding SIN3-HDAC complex associated factor, like isoform X2, producing the protein MYVKNDRLVSSFNVCSVRGPPPLHNGGERQSVQRIRSLCKLSFQCVFVCVSRPGTFTCLLSCKRRKTMFGFHKSKIYRSNDGCCICKTKSSSSRFTDSSRYEDTFRLCFGLSEDRVGDICNACVLLVKRWKKLPNGSKKNWNHVVDARAGPGFKVTKPKKIKNSDGKKKSKLKRLHKLKRQNSDAHSTTSSVSPAQSPSYSNLSDDGSDIESKQRRSSPSTFSFLDRSYWKRQKICCGIVYKGRFGEVIIDPRLFKPCCNSKTQKSLASTQVPSLLPETLPPQLPEERNLVMALV; encoded by the exons ATGTATGTTAAAAACGATAGATTAGTTTCATCTTTTAACGTGTGCTCCGTGCGGGGACCGCCCCCTCTGCACAATGGTGGAGAGCGCCAGAGTGTGCAGCGCATACGCTCCTTGTGCAAGCTCTCTTttcaatgtgtgtttgtgtgtgtttctcgtCCAGGTACTTTTACGTGTTTACTGAGCTGCAAAAGAAGGAAGACTATGTTTGGCTTTCACAAGTCAAAGATCTACCGCAGTAACGACGGCTGTTGCATCTGCAAGACCAAGTCATCCAGCTCGCGTTTCACAGACAGCAGTCGATATGAAGACACGTTTCGGCTCTGTTTTGG GCTGTCGGAGGACCGTGTTGGGGACATCTGCAACGCCTGCGTGTTGTTGGTGAAGAGGTGGAAGAAACTGCCCAATGGCTCCAAGAAGAACTGGAACCAT GTGGTGGATGCCAGAGCGGGACCGGGCTTCAAAGTGACAAAACCCAAAAAGATCAAGAACAGCGACGGCAAGAAGAAAAGCAAGCTGAAGAGGCTTCACAAGCTAAAGAGACAAA ACTCAGATGCCCACAGCACCACCTCCAGCGTGTCTCCCGCCCAATCGCCCAGCTACAGTAACCTGTCCGACGACGGCTCAGACATCGAGTCCAAACAACGGCGCTCTTCACCTTCCACTTTCTCTTTCTTGGACCGCTCCTACTGGAAAAG GCAAAAGATTTGCTGCGGGATCGTGTACAAGGGCCGCTTCGGGGAGGTGATCATCGATCCTCGGCTCTTCAAGCCCTGCTGCAATTCCAAAACGCAGAAGTCTCTGGCGTCCACGCAAGTTCCTTCCCTCCTTCCGGAAACGCTCCCGCCACAACTCCCGGAGGAAAGAAACCTGGTGATGGCTCTCGTTTAA
- the sinhcafl gene encoding SIN3-HDAC complex associated factor, like isoform X1 produces the protein MYVKNDRLVSSFNVCSVRGPPPLHNGGERQSVQRIRSLCKLSFQCVFVCVSRPGTFTCLLSCKRRKTMFGFHKSKIYRSNDGCCICKTKSSSSRFTDSSRYEDTFRLCFGLSEDRVGDICNACVLLVKRWKKLPNGSKKNWNHVVDARAGPGFKVTKPKKIKNSDGKKKSKLKRLHKLKRQTDSDAHSTTSSVSPAQSPSYSNLSDDGSDIESKQRRSSPSTFSFLDRSYWKRQKICCGIVYKGRFGEVIIDPRLFKPCCNSKTQKSLASTQVPSLLPETLPPQLPEERNLVMALV, from the exons ATGTATGTTAAAAACGATAGATTAGTTTCATCTTTTAACGTGTGCTCCGTGCGGGGACCGCCCCCTCTGCACAATGGTGGAGAGCGCCAGAGTGTGCAGCGCATACGCTCCTTGTGCAAGCTCTCTTttcaatgtgtgtttgtgtgtgtttctcgtCCAGGTACTTTTACGTGTTTACTGAGCTGCAAAAGAAGGAAGACTATGTTTGGCTTTCACAAGTCAAAGATCTACCGCAGTAACGACGGCTGTTGCATCTGCAAGACCAAGTCATCCAGCTCGCGTTTCACAGACAGCAGTCGATATGAAGACACGTTTCGGCTCTGTTTTGG GCTGTCGGAGGACCGTGTTGGGGACATCTGCAACGCCTGCGTGTTGTTGGTGAAGAGGTGGAAGAAACTGCCCAATGGCTCCAAGAAGAACTGGAACCAT GTGGTGGATGCCAGAGCGGGACCGGGCTTCAAAGTGACAAAACCCAAAAAGATCAAGAACAGCGACGGCAAGAAGAAAAGCAAGCTGAAGAGGCTTCACAAGCTAAAGAGACAAA cAGACTCAGATGCCCACAGCACCACCTCCAGCGTGTCTCCCGCCCAATCGCCCAGCTACAGTAACCTGTCCGACGACGGCTCAGACATCGAGTCCAAACAACGGCGCTCTTCACCTTCCACTTTCTCTTTCTTGGACCGCTCCTACTGGAAAAG GCAAAAGATTTGCTGCGGGATCGTGTACAAGGGCCGCTTCGGGGAGGTGATCATCGATCCTCGGCTCTTCAAGCCCTGCTGCAATTCCAAAACGCAGAAGTCTCTGGCGTCCACGCAAGTTCCTTCCCTCCTTCCGGAAACGCTCCCGCCACAACTCCCGGAGGAAAGAAACCTGGTGATGGCTCTCGTTTAA